The following proteins come from a genomic window of Nicotiana tomentosiformis chromosome 12, ASM39032v3, whole genome shotgun sequence:
- the LOC104098692 gene encoding lipoyl synthase, chloroplastic: protein MSSSSSSSSPLHFPLHKPINKHNPISPHSSLFSPPKQRGKFTIRCESLELKPKSTPTNGPPPYPGGMGPYTGRDPAVKKPSWLRQKAPQGEKYEEVKETLSGLKLNTVCEEAQCPNIGECWNGGGDGIATATIMLLGDTCTRGCRFCAVKTSRNPAPPDPLEPVNTAKAIASWGVDYIVLTSVDRDDLPDGGSGHFAETVKAMKLLKPDIMVECLTSDFRGDLSAVSTLVHSGLDVFAHNIETVKRLQRIVRDPRAGYEQSLSVLKHAKLDKEGMITKTSIMLGLGETDDELKEAMADLRAINVDILTLGQYLQPTPLHLTVKEYVTPEKFTFWKDYGESIGFRYVASGPLVRSSYRAGELFVQTMVKERTRNA, encoded by the exons atgtcttcttcttcttcttcatcttctccTTTACACTTTCCTCTTCATAAACCCATCAACAAACACAACCCCATTTCACCACATTCTTCACTTTTTTCACCCCCAAAACAAAGGGGCAAATTTACCATTAGATGTGAATCACTGGAATTGAAACCCAAATCAACACCCACAAATGGGCCACCACCGTATCCGGGCGGAATGGGTCCATATACGGGTCGAGATCCGGCAGTGAAGAAACCAAGCTGGTTAAGACAAAAAGCCCCACAAGGGGAAAAATATGAAGAGGTGAAGGAAACATTATCTGGGCTTAAACTTAACACAGTATGTGAAGAAGCTCAGTGTCCAAATATTGGAGAGTGTTGGAATGGTGGTGGAGATGGTATTGCTACTGCTACAATTATGTTATTGGGAGATACGTGTACACGTGGCTGCAGATTTTGTGCTGTTAAGACTAGTAGAAATCCTGCTCCTCCTGATCCTTTGGAACCTGTTAACACTGCTAAGGCTATTGCCTCTTGGGg TGTGGATTACATTGTCTTGACTAGTGTTGATCGCGACGATTTACCTGATGGAGGTAGTGGCCACTTTGCCGAAACAGTCAAAGCCATGAAG TTGCTCAAGCCCGATATCATGGTGGAGTGTTTAACTTCTGATTTCCGCGGTGATCTAAGTGCTGTGTCTACTCTAGTTCACTCTGGATTAGACGTTTTTGCACACAACATTGAAACTGTGAAACGACTTCAACGTATTGTTAGAGATCCTAGGGCAGG GTATGAACAAAGTCTATCTGTGCTTAAACATGCAAAACTCGATAAGGAAGGGATGATAACTAAAACTTCTATAATGTTGGGACTTGGCGAAACTGATGATGAGTTGAAGGAAGCCATGGCTGATCTAAGGGCCATAAATGTTGATATTTTGACACTCGGTCAGTATTTACAG CCAACCCCATTACATCTTACCGTCAAAGAATATGTTACCCCTGAAAAGTTTACTTTTTGGAAGGACTATGGAGAGTCTATTGGCTTTCGTTATGTTGCGAGTGGCCCCCTG GTTCGATCCTCCTACCGAGCAGGAGAACTATTTGTTCAGACTATGGTAAAAGAGAGGACCAGAAATGCATAA